A window of the Oryzias melastigma strain HK-1 linkage group LG11, ASM292280v2, whole genome shotgun sequence genome harbors these coding sequences:
- the eva1bb gene encoding eva-1 homolog Bb: protein MEPVKRDMELLSNSMATYAHIKANPESFALYFMMGVSFGLFMALCLLVGGIACRTRRRRKPPSSPERRQLKESSEEEEEEDEEEEEDPKTTGVALSDRSSQSNGTLRSVNVFASAEELEKARRLEERERIVREIWRNGQPDILVTGTGTIGRVHYC from the exons ATGGAGCCGGTGAAGAGGGACATGGAGCTGCTGAGCAACAGCATGGCCACCTACGCCCACATCAAAG CGAATCCGGAGAGCTTTGCTCTCTACTTCATGATGGGGGTCTCCTTCGGCCTCTTCATGGCGCTCTGCCTCCTGGTGGGTGGCATCGCCTGCAGGACTCGCCGCCGCAGGAAACCTCCTTCATCTCCTGAGAGGAGGCAACTGAAGGAGTCCAgcgaagaagaagaggaggaggatgaagaagaagaagaagacccCAAGACGACGGGGGTTGCCCTGAGCGACCGCAGCAGCCAATCAAACGGCACGCTGAGGAGCGTGAACGTGTTCGCCTCGgcggaggagctggagaaggcGCGGCGTCTGGAGGAGCGAGAGCGGATCGTCCGGGAGATCTGGAGGAACGGACAGCCGGACATCCTGGTCACAGGAACCGGAACCATCGGGCGGGTCCATTACTGCTGA
- the thrap3b gene encoding thyroid hormone receptor-associated protein 3b yields MSKAPDSPSRLRSRSRSRSYSRSRSRSHSRSRSRKRRYSSRSRSRSHSPSYRNYPSRDYQSNRGGFRGYNRGYRRPFHFRGRNRGFYPRGNYHNRGGGGYGYKSNWQGGGGGGGGGGGGGGGGWHDRRHDQEHHSPRRGRSRSRTPKKRSGSRSRSRYSDRSSSGRSRHSRRSSYSSRSRSSSPRHRSSKGRRSSKDVKDKRAEGSAEKPGPAGEGRSIEKESGGKWIDFDTSPKRASPDRKKEDTSSGPEGRGGGSSMWKTVGSPSPPPKSPGKSGQSATFSGFGFFSKDDAKPADNSAISVAFKKFLAENKSKKQAAEKESSREKEALSADREQEKSSKSAEIFSVSSAAYADSKDDKTLPFFDPGEEEFLKSQGLKERVVPDDAEVQRTPTARDIFGKWGDEPSFSASYSSKEKGRREANEPSDAMEDEMYQVRKLSKKEEKSKKKEKKEKEKQRRSASPGKERPLFPGAFPSSDPSPVRPLSASREDFELKFSALEELPSSSASKDRLLLNSSKKDPEFRSIFQHIQSGQLRRSPSELFAQHIVSIVHYIKAQHFPSSDMSLSERFAMYQRKAAEAEMMKPRKSPEIHRRIDVSPSAFKRHPHLFEDLDESSYKDPGKKFKGDVMDLRLDIERRKRFAGRERDYKREGGRSPEGSRGPSREQSSEKTGKHQKKSKKSKKKRDRSPSSSSSSSSPSPYPPPFRGKEYVGEGMEHPEENYGHPRYPPRDYGGPGERGPRDYEGHMAERGRGRGFFPRIRGRGWSRGNYPGNSNGNPANMNPPVRPPEEEWDPEYTPKSRKYYLHDDRDGEKTWIDNRGRGRGSFPPRRGRFVYRKGGSSPKWAHDMFQGGEEGELVDEGGEGEQKEGKGGAEGLKP; encoded by the exons ATGTCGAAGGCTCCGGATTCTCCGTCCAGACTCCGCTCCAGATCCCGGTCCAGGTCGTACTCCAGATCCAGATCTAGAAGCCATTCCCGTTCTAGGTCCAGAAAGCGCCGCTATAG TTCTAGGTCTCGCTCCCGTTCCCACTCTCCGTCCTACAGAAACTATCCCTCCCGGGACTATCAGAGCAACCGAGGAGGCTTCAGAGGCTACAACCGGGGCTACCGCCGCCCGTTCCACTTCAGGGGCCGGAACCGGGGATTCTACCCCCGCGGAAACTACCATAACCGGGGAGGCGGCGGCTACGGCTACAAGTCTAACTGGCAGGGTGGCGGCGGGGGCGGTGGCGGAGGTGGTGGCGGGGGCGGCGGAGGCTGGCACGACCGCCGCCATGACCAGGAGCACCACAGTCCGAGGAGGGGGCGCTCCCGCTCCCGCACACCCAAGAAGCGCTCGGGCAGCCGGAGCCGCTCCCGCTACTCGGACCGCTCCTCGTCCGGACGGTCCCGCCACTCCAGGCGCTCCAGCTACTCCTCCAGGTCCCGCTCCTCGTCGCCACGGCACCGCAGCAGCAAAGGTCGCCGCAGCTCCAAGGATGTGAAAGACAAGCGGGCCGAAGGCTCCGCCGAGAAACCGGGACCGGCCGGGGAGGGCCGCAGCATTGAGAAAGAGTCCGGCGGGAAATGGATCGACTTCGACACCAGCCCAAAACGGGCCAGCCCAGACAGGAAGAAAGAAGACACCTCCTCCGGCCCTGAGGGCAGAGGAGGCGGATCTTCAATGTGGAAAACTGTGGGCTCTCCTTCCCCGCCCCCAAAAAGCCCCGGAAAGTCCGGACAGAGCGCCACCTTCAGCGGCTTTGGCTTCTTCTCAAAGGATGATGCCAAACCGGCAGACAACTCTGCGATTTCCGTTGCCTTTAAGAA GTTCCTTGCTGAGAACAAAAGCAAGAAGCAGGCAGCAGAGAAGGAGAGCAGCAGAGAGAAGGAGGCGCTGTCTGCAGACCGCGAGCAGGAGAAAAGTTCCAAGTCTGCCGAGATCTTCAGCGTCTCTTCCGCTGCCTACGCCGACTCTAAAGACGACAAGACCCTGCCGTTCTTCGACCCCGGAGAGGAGGAGTTCCTGAAGTCGCAGGGGCTGAAGGAGAGAGTCGTTCCGGACGACGCCGAGGTCCAGCGCACCCCCACGGCCCGAGATATCTTTGGGAAGTGGGGGGATGAGCCCAGCTTCTCCGCGTCTTACTCGTCCAAGGAGAAGGGTCGCCGAGAGGCTAACGAGCCCTCCGACGCCATGGAGGACGAGATGTACCAGGTTCGCAAGCTCTCCAAGAAAGAGGAGAAGTCcaagaagaaggaaaagaaggagaaggagaagcagaggaggagcgcTTCCCCCGGGAAGGAGCGGCCACTCTTCCCTGGCGCCTTTCCTTCCTCAGATCCGTCGCCCGTGCGGCCGCTCTCCGCCTCCAGGGAAGACTTCGAGCTCAAATTCAGCGCTTTGGAGGAGCTGCCGAG CTCCTCGGCCTCCAAGGACCGCCTCCTACTGAACTCCTCCAAGAAGGATCCGGAGTTCCGCTCCATTTTCCAGCACATCCAGTCGGGCCAGCTGCGCCGCAGCCCGTCAGAGCTGTTTGCGCAGCACATCGTCTCCATCGTGCATTACATCAAAG CTCAACACTTCCCTTCCTCTGACATGAGTCTGAGTGAACGCTTTGCCATGTAccaaagaaaagctgcagaggCAGAAATGATGAAACCAAGGAAGAGCCCAGAAATCCACAG GAGAATCGATGTCTCCCCCAGTGCCTTTAAGAGGCACCCTCACCTCTTTGAGGATTTGGACGAGTCGAGCTACAAG GATCCAGGGAAAAAGTTTAAAGGAGACGTGATGGACCTCCGCCTGGATATTGAGAGACGTAAGAGGTTTGCTGGGAGGGAACGCGACTACAAGCGCGAGGGAGGCAGGAGCCCCGAAGGCTCCCGAGGACCCAGCAGGGAACAGTCCTCTGAGAAAACCGGAAAACACCAAAAGAAGTCCAA GAAAAGTAAGAAGAAGAGGGACCGCtctccatcttcctcctcctcctcttcctccccgtCCCCTTATCCTCCTCCTTTCAGGGGCAAAGAGTATGTTGGGGAGGGGATGGAGCACCCAGAGGAGAACTACGGTCACCCGCGCTATCCTCCGAGGGACTATGGGGGCCCCGGAGAGAGAGGCCCCCGAGATTACGAGGGCCACATGGCAGAGAGAGGAAGAGGCCGAGGATTT TTCCCCAGGATCCGAGGAAGAGGCTGGAGCAGAGGGAATTATCCTGGCAACAGTAATGGAAACCCCGCCAATATGAACCCTCCGGTTCGCCCCCCCGAGGAGGAGTGGGACCCAGAATACACCCCCAAGAGCAGGAAGTATTACCTG CACGACGATCGCGACGGAGAAAAAACTTGGATTGACAACCGTGGCCGAGGCCGTGGCTCCTTCCCGCCCCGCCGCGGCCGCTTTGTGTACCGGAAGGGGGGCAGCAGCCCCAAGTGGGCCCACGACATGTTCCAGGGGGGCGAGGAGGGCGAGCTGGTGGACGAGGGGGGCGAGGGGGAGCAGAAGGAGGGCAAGGGCGGGGCCGAGGGCCTTAAGCCATGA